Genomic DNA from Haloplanus sp. HW8-1:
CCAGGCTGTAGCTTCCCGGCGGGAACTCCTCGTGGGCGAAATGTTCGGTTTCCGCGAGCATCTCGCCGGCGTCGTCACGGACACAGACCGAGACGACCGTCGGGAGTTCGATCGCCTCGGCGTCGACGGCCACGGCCGCGTCGACGGGGAACCGATGGCCGTCCGGATCGACCGGGGTCGGCGACGCCGGCCGGTCGGTGAACAGTCGGAACTGGTTGCGTTCGATCAGGTCGGTGACGATCAGTCCCGACTCGTCGTCGAGCGTCGTGAACGAGACTTCGAGGGACTCACCGTCCGCCTCGAAGGTCGAGTCGTTCGAACGCTCGGATCGACTCATCTCGTATAGTTCCTTCGGCGTCGCGCACAAAAGCGTATTGTCATCCCGTTGTCTAGTGTGTCACGGTCGATCACCGACCGGGAGCCAGTCCGACGTGATGTCCCGATCCCGGAAGTGCCACCGTTGGTGCAGGTCGTCCCCGTCGACCTGGAGTTCGACGGTGGCGTCGAACAGCGGTTCGAACAGTCCGACGGCCTCCGAATCCACGGCCCGTGGGAGCCGGAAATGCACCAGCCCGGACACCGATCTGGCCTGCGCGATGACCACGTGCAGGAACCGAAACGCGACCTCGCGACCGTGTGTGGCGAGCACCGTCGGGAGACAGTCGAAGGCCATCCGGAACTCCGCCGGTTCGAGGCCGCCCGCGAACAGGTCGAACTCTTCGATCACGTCGGCGATCGTCGTCCCGAGGCCGCGAATCGAGTCGTCGACGACGTGGGTTCGCGGCGTCATCTCGTCGAACGAGTCGGCCACTGCGGCGCTGCGTGCCCGCTCGCCACGGGAGATCACGCGTGCGTACTCCGCGGAGAGCGGACCGGTCTCGCGAAGCCGACGGACCGCGCTCTCCGGGTTCGGCTCCGGCGTCACGACGAGTCGACGCCGCGGCGGATCGGCGTCCGGATCGCCGAGCATCGTCCTCGACGCCTTCGCGAACAGTTCTTCCGGCACTGACCCGACGACGAGAAGCGCGCTTCCCTGCTCTTTCAGCGTTGCTAGGGCGTGGGCGAAACTGATCCCCTCGTCGTCGGGGCCCATCCCACCACCCGCGACCATCGAGTTTAGCCAGGGAACGAGCGCAAATAATTCTTCTTATGTCTTGGCTGCGGACGGCTTCACCGGTCGTCGAGGAACCGCTCGATGCGGTTCATCGCCTCCTTCAGTTCCGACAGACCCGTCGCATAGGAGACACGGAGGTGTCCGTATCCTTCATCGCCGAAGACGCGGCCGGGCACCACCGCGACACTCTCGGCCTGGAGCAGATCCTCCGCGAACTCCTCGTCGTCGTAGGGCGCCTCGGGAAAGACGTAGAACGCCCCTGTCGCCTCGAAACAGTCCAGCCCCATGTCCCGGAAGCGAGAGACGACGAACCGCCGCCGCCGGTCGTACTGCGTGCGCATCTCGGCGACGTCGTCGTCGCAAGACTCCAGTGCCTCCAGAGCG
This window encodes:
- a CDS encoding DUF7504 family protein — encoded protein: MVAGGGMGPDDEGISFAHALATLKEQGSALLVVGSVPEELFAKASRTMLGDPDADPPRRRLVVTPEPNPESAVRRLRETGPLSAEYARVISRGERARSAAVADSFDEMTPRTHVVDDSIRGLGTTIADVIEEFDLFAGGLEPAEFRMAFDCLPTVLATHGREVAFRFLHVVIAQARSVSGLVHFRLPRAVDSEAVGLFEPLFDATVELQVDGDDLHQRWHFRDRDITSDWLPVGDRP